The following are encoded together in the Hemicordylus capensis ecotype Gifberg chromosome 4, rHemCap1.1.pri, whole genome shotgun sequence genome:
- the TNNC2 gene encoding troponin C, skeletal muscle, with the protein MATDQQAEARSYLSEEMIAEFKAAFDMFDADGGGDISTKELGTVMRMLGQTPTKEELDAIIEEVDEDGSGTIDFEEFLVMMVRQMKEDAKGKSEEELAECFRIFDRNADGYLDAEELVEIFRASGESVTEEEIEELMKDGDKNNDGRIDFDEFLKMMEGVQ; encoded by the exons ATG GCGACGGACCAGCAGGCGGAAGCCCGGTCCTACCTCAGCGAGGAAATGATTGCGG AGTTCAAAGCCGCCTTTGACATGTTTGATGCTGATGGAGGTGGGGACATCAGCACCAAGGAGTTGGGCACCGTCATGAGGATGCTGGGCCAGACGCCCACCAAGGAGGAGCTGGACGCCATCATCGAGGAGGTCGACGAGGATG GCAGCGGAACCATCGACTTCGAAGAGTTCTTGGTCATGATGGTGCGCCAGATGAAAGAGGATGCCAAGGGCAAGAGCGAAGAGGAGCTGGCCGAGTGCTTCCGCATCTTCGACAG GAACGCGGATGGCTACCTGGACGCCGAGGAGCTGGTTGAGATCTTCCGGGCATCTGGCGAGAGCGTCACTGAAGAGGAGATCGAGGAGCTCATGAAGGACGGCGACAAAAACAATGACGGCCGGATTGACTTTGACG AGTTCCTGAAGATGATGGAGGGCGTGCAGTAA
- the UBE2C gene encoding ubiquitin-conjugating enzyme E2 C, protein MATAARLPSSARGRPFGPAGVPGAALVANGSAPQVRFQDAAPPARPHWADRTRARRRLAEPPSLCNIQTSAAAEKEPGEPPQEAAAAAPAPPPEWPTMASQNTDPAAGASAATAPRKAAEPGSGPARGSVRSRLQQELMTLMMSGDKGISAFPESDNLFKWIGTIDGATGTVYEDLRYKLSLEFPSGYPYNAPTVKFLTPCYHPNVDLQGNICLDILKDKWSALYDVRTILLSIQSLLGEPNIESPLNMDAAELWKNQPAYKKRLHECYAKQVKSQDT, encoded by the exons ATGGCCACGGCAGCTCGGCTCCCTTCTTCCGCCCGCGGCCGCCCCTTTGGGCCAGCGGGCGTTCCCGGCGCTGCCCTGGTGGCCAATGGCAGCGCGCCCCAGGTCCGTTTCCAGGACGCCGCGCCCCCTGCGCGCCCCCATTGGGCGGATCGAACGCGAGCGCGGCGCCGATTGGCTGAGCCGCCCTCGCTTTGCAACATTCAAACTTCGGCCGCTGCGGAGAAGGAGCCGGGCGAGCCGCCGCAGGAAGCAGCCGCCgcagcccccgccccgccccccgagtGGCCCACCATGGCTTCGCAGAACACCGACCCCGCCGCCGGCGCCTCGGCGGCCACCGCCCCACGGAAGGCGGCCGAGCCTGGCAGCGGCCCCGCCCGCGGCTCGGTCCGCAGCAG GCTGCAGCAGGAGCTGATGACCCTCATG ATGTCTGGAGATAAAGGGATCTCTGCCTTTCCTGAGTCAGACAATCTGTTCAAGTGGATTGGGACCATTGATGGAGCAACTGGAACG GTGTATGAGGACCTCAGGTACAAGTTGTCTTTGGAGTTTCCCAGTGGCTACCCCTACAATGCCCCCACTGTCAAATTCCTCACCCCCTGCTACCACCCCAACGTGGACCTGCAGGGGAACATCTGTCTAGATATCCTCAAGGACAAGTGGTCGGCCCTCTATGATGTCCGGACCATCCTGCTCTCCATCCAGAGCCTGTTGGGAG AGCCCAACATCGAGAGCCCCCTCAACATGGATGCTGCAGAGCTCTGGAAGAACCAGCCAG CCTACAAGAAGCGCCTCCATGAGTGCTACGCAAAGCAAGTGAAGAGCCAGGACACCTGA